CTGGTTGTCCGGTCGCATTCCCAAAAAGCTCTACGCGACCGCATCCAGTCCGACAGAAGGCGTGATCTCGCGCGGTCCGAATTGAATTCCGAAATATGTGAACTCAGAAAAGTCCCAGGGATTGAAGGGACCAGCCTGCAAAAACGCGTTCTAATTCCGCTGAATTATCGGGATGAATTCCGGATTCAGTTGAACGTGAAACGGGTAACTTTCATGCGGCTTGTTGAGTTCAGCAAAGCAAATTTCGAGGTCTGAAAGCAGCTGGGTGACATTGATGCCGGCGATCTCGGGTTCGAATTCCGCCATGTAGGCACGGCAGGAAGTGTACATTCGCAGAGCGCCTCCCAGATTCCGCTCTTCGAAGTGAAACAGGGCGACTGCGGCCTGAATCAAGCCCTGAAAAAATGGTTTTTCACGACAGGTTAATTCCTGCCAGTAGTCTTCCAGTACGTCATGACATGCAAAGAATTCTCGCTGATTGAACAAGCAAATTCCTTCGTCGATGCGCGGGTCGTCGAAGTGGCTGGTTTCCGAGGCTTTGCTTGTGTTCGAATCCATCTATCATCCGTTTGTTGCCGGTAATCGTCGCAGAACATGATCGAAAGATTTAAGACGACGGAATCACATTGAAAAGGGTCCCGCATTTTCTGCAGTGGAGCCTGATTACACCTTTGATCGAATTGGGACGCCCTGAGAGTGGCCAAGAAATCTGCAAAATCCAGGTCTTCCGAAGAGACTATTTCTGCGACGACGACTGCTTCCGGACAACCACCCAAAAAGAAGAGTCGGCGGGCAGTCGCGTCCAGAAAAGTCCCCAGGAAAGCGGCACCCAGGAAAGCGACACCCCGGAAAGCGACACCCCGGAAGGCGGCTTCGGCCAGAAAAATCTCATCAAAGGATTCCGGTCTTTCTCTTGAAGAGCGTCGGGAACTCGGAAAATCGGTGATTTCCGGGCTCGCCAAATTATATCCCAGGGCTGTTTGCGCGCTGAAACATGAATCTCCGTTTCAGTTGCTGGTGGCGACAATTCTTTCGGCCCAGTGTACTGATGAACGAGTGAATTTGACGACGCCGGCTTTGTTTCGAAAGTACCCTGACGCCTATGCGCTGGCAAAAGGGACTCAGGAAGACGTGGAAAGCATTATCAAGTCTCTGGGCTTCTTCCGGAATAAGGCAACGAACATCCGAGGCATGGCTCAGGGGTTGGTTGAACGATTCGATGGTCAGGTTCCTCAAACGCTCGCTGAGATCATTACGCTTCCGGGAGTGGGGCGAAAAACCGGCAATGTGGTGCTGGGAACCTGTTTTGGAATTTCGTCCGGTGTTGTCGTGGATACACATGTGACGCGGATCACGAATCTGCTTGGACTGACGACTTCGAAGAATGCAGAGATCATCGAACGGGAAATGATGGAGCTGATTCCCCGGAAGGAATGGATCAACTTTTCTCACCGCCTTGTCTACCACGGTCGGCAGGTGTGCATTGCTCGCCGCCCGAAATGCACCACCTGCAGCCTGCTGAGTGTGTGCCAGCGAAACGGTCTGAAGCCGCTGGTCGAGGAAAACTGAGTCGCCCCCGGTTTCCTGTGTCCGAGCCTGTGAACTCGGTCCCCGGTGATTTTCACTGCGGGTGACCGTCTATTGTCCCCGGCGTTCGGCATCCGGGATCAGAATGGGCGTTGTATTCGCAGGAAGGTCGGATTCTGGTTC
This window of the Planctomycetaceae bacterium genome carries:
- a CDS encoding DUF309 domain-containing protein; translated protein: MDSNTSKASETSHFDDPRIDEGICLFNQREFFACHDVLEDYWQELTCREKPFFQGLIQAAVALFHFEERNLGGALRMYTSCRAYMAEFEPEIAGINVTQLLSDLEICFAELNKPHESYPFHVQLNPEFIPIIQRN
- the nth gene encoding endonuclease III, which codes for MAKKSAKSRSSEETISATTTASGQPPKKKSRRAVASRKVPRKAAPRKATPRKATPRKAASARKISSKDSGLSLEERRELGKSVISGLAKLYPRAVCALKHESPFQLLVATILSAQCTDERVNLTTPALFRKYPDAYALAKGTQEDVESIIKSLGFFRNKATNIRGMAQGLVERFDGQVPQTLAEIITLPGVGRKTGNVVLGTCFGISSGVVVDTHVTRITNLLGLTTSKNAEIIEREMMELIPRKEWINFSHRLVYHGRQVCIARRPKCTTCSLLSVCQRNGLKPLVEEN